A region of Periplaneta americana isolate PAMFEO1 chromosome 16, P.americana_PAMFEO1_priV1, whole genome shotgun sequence DNA encodes the following proteins:
- the LOC138691485 gene encoding zinc finger protein 664-like isoform X1 — MDEIKTEPEVDLFGLQPHDIKYEIKENMILSEEGNLLHLQVAGIKTERVDHSYEVTSEIKVHDNPLPISFRMVKCEDEDTSEPVSFPIVKCEPERTSVLKSEVDEDSFDVDRVQQGEKVDIFSKEDEDFFESNANSSECDGIARDEDKLTLCSSNSLENSVASDLNQDSVKCKICKEVFVTAESLKRHFQTHTLKKSFKCDICGKFFSGSGKIKEHFRSHTGERPFKCNVCGKCFSQSGSLKYHSRIHTGERPFKCDLCGKCFSQAASLKYHSRIHTGERPFKCDSCGKCFIHSSCLKRHSRIHNAGTPHICDVCGLCFSQSEYLKRHTRVHSRHRPFKCDVCGKTFSHVGSMRRHRRGHSLETRFKCEFCGKHYTHMGNLKNHIRLHADQR; from the exons atggatgAGATCAAGACGGAACCTGAGGTTGACTTGTTTGGCTTACAACCACATGATATCAAATACGAAATAAAAGAGAATATGATTTTATCAGAG GAAGGGAACTTACTGCATCTGCAAGTGGCGGGCATCAAAACGGAACGTGTGGACCACAGTTATGAGGTCACATCTGAGATAAAAGTTCACGACAATCCTCTGCCTATTAGCTTTCGTATGGTGAAATGTGAAGATGAAGACACTTCAGAGCCTGTTAGCTTTCCTATAGTAAAGTGTGAACCTGAAAGAACTTCTGTGTTGAAGTCTGAAGTGGAT GAAGATTCGTTCGATGTGGACAGAGTTCAGCAGGGAGAGAAAGTGGATATATTTTCAAAGGAAGATGAAGATTTTTTTGAGAG caaTGCTAATTCCTCAGAATGCGATGGGATTGCTCGTGATGAAGACAAATTAACACTGTGTAGCAGCAACAGCCTTGAGAATTCAGTTGCTAGTGACTTAAACCAAGATTCTGTCAAGTGTAAGATCTGTAAAGAGGTTTTTGTAACGGCGGAATCTCTGAAACGTCATTTCCAGACCCATACATTGAAAAAGTCATTCAAGTGCGATATCTGTGGAAAGTTTTTTTCAGGATCTGGAAAAATAAAAGAGCATTTCCGTAGTCACACTGgggaaaggccattcaaatgcaatgtgtgtggaaagtgtttttcacaATCGGGATCTCTGAAATATCATTCTCGCATCCACACAGGGGAaagaccattcaaatgcgatctctgtggaaagtgtttctcacaaGCGGCAAGTCTAAAATATCACTCCCGCATTCACACAGgggaaaggccattcaaatgcgattcGTGTGGAAAGTGCTTCATACATTCGAGTTGTTTAAAGCGACACTCGCGCATACACAACGCAGGAACGCCACACATATGTGATGTCTGTGGGTTATGTTTCTCACAATCGGAATATTTAAAAAGGCACACCCGTGTACACTCACGCCACAGACCATTTAAATGCGACGTTTGTGGAAAGACTTTTTCTCATGTGGGAAGTATGAGAAGACATAGACGCGGACATTCACTCGAAACACGTTTCAAATGTGAATTCTGTGGGAAACATTACACTCATATGGGTAACCTTAAAAATCATATACGCCTACACGCAGACCAGAGATAA